In one window of Comamonas testosteroni DNA:
- a CDS encoding MFS transporter has product MSSNNVDLLNTSSLEPAPTRRNRIALLSVCLAALMFSLEISSVPVILPTLESVLHSDFKGIQWIMNAYTIACVSVLMATGTLADRFGRKRVFLISIALFAFSSLLCGLAWNTPMLIASRVFQGASGGAMLICLVAVLSHQFPQGAERSRAFSTWGVMLGIGLGFGPLIGGVIVALSDWRWVFWVHVLIATLTFFLATIAVQESHDPKAGALDLAGIVTLSLAVFGLAFFVTQGSDTGFGSMSALAAMAVGLLSFATFVWVELRAQHPMFDFSVFRVRNFSGALLGSMGMNFSFWAFIIYLPIYFQSALGQDVTAAGVSLLAYTLPTLVFPVVGERIAMRYGPRIAIPLGLFAIGLGFMLMLAGSQLAHSHWLYVLPGCLIAGAGLGITNTPVTNTTTAAVSSARAGMASGIDMSARMITLSINIALMGFLLVHGVQQHLQTALREPVDAAALREMANGIVSGNLQALHALQAGAGAVTSPQALTDIARQALVHSFGGVMLYAAIAVWLLALGSFVIFSGRRTAR; this is encoded by the coding sequence ATGTCCTCTAATAATGTTGATCTCTTGAACACCAGCAGCCTGGAGCCGGCACCGACCCGGCGCAATCGCATTGCGCTGCTATCGGTCTGTCTGGCCGCACTGATGTTCAGCCTTGAAATCTCCAGCGTGCCTGTCATCTTGCCCACGCTGGAGTCCGTTCTGCACAGTGACTTCAAAGGCATTCAGTGGATCATGAATGCCTACACCATCGCCTGCGTCTCGGTGCTCATGGCCACCGGGACACTGGCAGACCGGTTTGGCCGCAAGCGGGTCTTTCTGATCTCCATAGCCCTCTTTGCGTTTTCATCGCTGCTGTGCGGCCTGGCATGGAACACACCGATGCTGATTGCCAGCCGCGTGTTTCAGGGGGCCAGCGGCGGCGCCATGCTGATCTGCCTGGTCGCCGTCCTCTCGCATCAATTTCCGCAAGGCGCCGAGCGCAGCCGCGCCTTCAGCACCTGGGGAGTCATGCTCGGCATAGGCTTGGGCTTTGGCCCGCTGATTGGTGGCGTGATCGTCGCCCTATCGGACTGGCGCTGGGTGTTCTGGGTACACGTGCTGATTGCCACGCTGACTTTCTTTCTGGCCACCATCGCCGTGCAGGAATCGCATGACCCCAAGGCCGGCGCGCTGGATCTTGCCGGCATCGTCACGCTGTCCCTCGCAGTATTCGGCCTGGCGTTCTTTGTGACGCAGGGCTCCGATACCGGTTTTGGCAGCATGTCTGCGCTGGCCGCCATGGCTGTGGGTCTGCTGAGTTTTGCGACCTTTGTGTGGGTGGAACTGCGTGCCCAGCATCCCATGTTCGACTTCTCCGTCTTTCGGGTGCGCAATTTCTCCGGTGCACTGCTGGGCTCCATGGGCATGAACTTCAGCTTCTGGGCGTTCATCATCTATCTGCCCATCTATTTTCAAAGTGCGCTAGGTCAGGATGTCACGGCCGCCGGCGTCTCGCTGCTCGCCTACACCCTTCCCACGCTGGTGTTCCCGGTGGTTGGAGAACGCATCGCCATGCGCTATGGCCCGCGTATCGCCATTCCACTGGGGCTATTTGCCATCGGTCTTGGATTCATGCTGATGCTCGCGGGCAGCCAGCTCGCCCACAGCCACTGGCTTTACGTGCTGCCGGGCTGCCTGATTGCCGGCGCAGGGCTGGGTATCACCAACACCCCGGTGACAAATACCACCACGGCAGCGGTCTCCAGCGCACGCGCCGGCATGGCGTCCGGCATCGACATGAGTGCCCGCATGATTACGCTCTCTATCAATATCGCGCTGATGGGTTTCCTGCTGGTGCATGGTGTGCAGCAGCATCTGCAAACCGCATTGCGTGAACCCGTAGATGCTGCAGCGCTGCGCGAGATGGCCAACGGCATTGTCTCTGGCAACCTGCAAGCCCTGCACGCCCTGCAGGCAGGCGCTGGTGCCGTCACTTCGCCACAGGCACTGACAGACATTGCCCGCCAGGCGCTGGTACACAGCTTTGGCGGCGTAATGCTCTATGCCGCCATCGCCGTGTGGCTGCTGGCACTGGGCAGCTTTGTGATCTTTTCGGGTCGCAGGACAGCCCGGTGA